From a single Vallitalea longa genomic region:
- a CDS encoding NUDIX hydrolase: MERCDIYDKHCNRTGKSIVRGEKLKEGEYRLFAHMWLINSEGEILIQKRSEQVNFAPGLWAVTGGGAIQGEDSIDAAYREAKEELGIDIDIINKPMRYIKENTIIDIYIVQYDKNIDNKKLQKEEVSDVKWVTVDELKQMIQEGEFFKSSDGYYELLSKHISI, from the coding sequence ATGGAAAGATGCGATATATATGACAAGCATTGCAATCGAACAGGGAAATCTATAGTAAGAGGAGAAAAACTGAAAGAAGGAGAATACCGATTATTTGCTCATATGTGGTTAATAAATAGTGAAGGAGAAATATTGATCCAGAAAAGATCTGAACAGGTAAATTTTGCACCAGGATTATGGGCAGTGACAGGAGGTGGCGCAATACAAGGTGAAGATAGTATTGATGCTGCTTATCGAGAAGCAAAAGAAGAACTGGGAATAGATATTGATATTATAAACAAACCTATGAGATATATTAAAGAAAATACCATTATTGATATTTATATTGTACAGTATGATAAAAATATAGATAATAAAAAATTACAAAAAGAAGAAGTAAGCGATGTTAAATGGGTTACAGTTGATGAATTAAAACAAATGATACAAGAAGGTGAATTCTTCAAATCCAGTGATGGATACTATGAACTATTATCTAAGCATATTAGTATTTAG
- a CDS encoding NUDIX hydrolase N-terminal domain-containing protein, with protein sequence MDSNLIRVLDEIRAIAQTGLNYSKDDYELERYNKLMDIVTREYTKVYDYNEEYLRKLFDRELGSITPKVGVNGIVLDEDHNVLLELRAIDKKWGVIGGWSEVGESPQESLIREFKEETGLNIIVKDLIHIFTQRPGDYGYPVSSYHILYYCEVVDGVLKKSHESLELGYYDYEIIKNWHRDHREMIKTAMNYLKKHNVIE encoded by the coding sequence ATGGATAGTAATTTAATAAGAGTATTAGATGAAATAAGAGCTATTGCACAGACAGGTCTTAATTATTCAAAAGATGATTACGAATTGGAACGTTATAATAAATTGATGGACATAGTTACTAGAGAATATACTAAGGTATATGATTACAATGAAGAATATCTAAGAAAATTATTTGATAGAGAATTAGGCAGTATAACACCAAAAGTAGGAGTAAACGGGATTGTTTTAGATGAAGACCATAATGTTTTGCTGGAGTTAAGAGCTATTGACAAAAAATGGGGAGTAATAGGTGGATGGTCCGAGGTTGGTGAGAGTCCACAAGAGTCTTTAATAAGAGAATTTAAAGAAGAAACAGGATTAAATATTATTGTTAAAGATTTGATACATATATTTACACAAAGACCAGGAGATTATGGTTATCCAGTTTCATCATATCATATACTTTATTATTGCGAAGTTGTTGATGGAGTATTAAAAAAATCCCATGAAAGTCTTGAACTAGGATATTATGATTATGAAATCATCAAAAATTGGCATAGAGATCATAGAGAAATGATAAAAACCGCTATGAATTACCTAAAAAAACATAATGTAATAGAATAA
- the fsa gene encoding fructose-6-phosphate aldolase, with the protein MKIFIDTANVNDIKEAEEMGVICGVTTNPSLIAKEGRDFKEVVTEITNIVDGPISAEVISLESKGMIEEARELVTIHKNIVIKIPMTIEGLKAVKILTAEGIKTNVTLIFSATQALLAARAGATYVSPFIGRLDDIDTVGMDLVEEIAEIFSIHNINTEIIAASIRSPLHASQAALAGADIATIPYKVLIQMTKHPLTDIGIERFLNDWKNVPK; encoded by the coding sequence ATGAAAATATTTATTGATACAGCTAATGTAAATGATATTAAAGAAGCTGAAGAAATGGGTGTAATATGTGGAGTTACTACTAATCCTTCTCTAATAGCAAAAGAAGGGCGAGATTTCAAAGAAGTTGTTACTGAGATAACTAATATTGTGGATGGTCCTATTAGTGCTGAAGTTATAAGCCTTGAATCAAAAGGGATGATAGAAGAAGCAAGAGAGCTTGTTACCATACACAAAAATATTGTTATCAAGATTCCTATGACTATAGAAGGGTTGAAAGCAGTTAAAATTTTAACAGCTGAAGGAATTAAGACTAATGTTACATTGATATTCTCAGCAACACAGGCATTGCTTGCTGCAAGGGCAGGTGCTACTTATGTTAGTCCATTTATAGGAAGATTAGATGATATAGACACAGTTGGAATGGATTTGGTAGAAGAAATTGCAGAGATATTCTCTATCCATAATATTAATACAGAAATAATTGCTGCTAGTATTAGAAGTCCATTACATGCATCACAAGCTGCTTTGGCAGGTGCAGATATTGCGACAATACCTTATAAGGTATTGATACAAATGACAAAACATCCTCTTACAGATATAGGAATTGAAAGATTTTTAAATGATTGGAAGAATGTTCCTAAATAG